Proteins co-encoded in one Nothobranchius furzeri strain GRZ-AD chromosome 4, NfurGRZ-RIMD1, whole genome shotgun sequence genomic window:
- the anln2 gene encoding anillin, actin binding protein 2 isoform X6, with amino-acid sequence MEAREEDGGKANANLKRQREPLSDSEGNAVPAPEMKDGLKRRRLEAAGRENQSPKPSTSGRLAALQTKPDTPMIPSVRSRVQLLAQRRDVQRCFSDPGAEGSSVNTKDIKGHLLGEEEFNERLERFKAPVFQASPTPAEIPANPSPRARSRFVSGIQQKLQCSTTPSSKQAFSIRQERERELNQLSFQPISENAWLKRSNSDSSLTSQVHDDDDDDDTEMKDGSFIEMLKSATEGPANPAGEGTSSESAAVASAEKQNAHRDEEGQEEEHKAADVNNEQPGFLQPEALAVLQLSFSEEHSLSELQTAERDGFLQSTLLDESNTKETSQVFRGTEDKSEVFTFDEEETMNCSSYSEEGIEPSTDEELRVWRYPQGKVVEDEEERQLLTNKEGRELETFSEDKDKEDGFTRYNKPADPHADISSEADGSPEPQNRGNLTPEMRSMVDDSVMEKADVDEETLKSRESCGVGILIRNNDAFQQWKESQAGSVERETRALRDSRPEAQSGSADHDAGTHSDGNDGEAQRSTEIQLDSCEMEADSSGVRQDYVNKLAAGSQRIENPKRVTFILEPELINSSPVTESDTSMESRTETSLSDDGLSSHDETGTAEVIDKMFEEVLECAGNVEEKERVDEDAEDCDSGIGACSGDKDKMDTDVQKETSEEATEEGKNESNKLDSYGDELLTFPPSVILSPLSKSVEAAVTPMRLAAAQESSSSSLLLTPEETSTPPADFAPLYSVDAYRTQRQSKLPATQGVTPAAQRRATEVSEPQPLVNTKERIAALNEEAVKLQTVISQTLQALSCCTDEDHGRGSLEEAEAEKLLLVSCEKRSALLAEVTRLREEKSSESEGASTEEQQPCRGTVSITNIQLPLKVEFVCSSQNRAGRPSHYFFVLIRYGPCHIVATPLATAADARSGDAISFPTSVTLKDIRPGFEIEVEVYSLSHSSGTNSSADRPGAKSRVTPRKLLNTITKSGYSLTSSPQTSLSRRSSNFCLVGSHTISLASLGSNKFPLDKMKFEGKIRKLLGDEFQEKVPFLSPLEGNIYLKLDSEGHSDVRHQGFLTVFDLISGFGVWNRRFFVLQGCDLFYWNHPNDRETKEAEGSISLSKFPSQCVRPVNRDSCARPFTFELANEVRLQEDQNQEPLSRCWFSADTKQERLDWMKKLNQVLLDFHTWNRARPEPQQQNTTSSGNQ; translated from the exons ATGGAAGCCAGAGAGGAAGATGGTGGCAAAGCCAACGCTAACTTGAAAAGGCagagagaacctctgtcagactccGAAGGCAATGCTGTCCCAGCCCCAG AAATGAAAGATGGGCTGAAGCGGCGGCGTCTGGAGGCAGCTGGTAGGGAGAACCAAAGTCCTAAACCGTCCACCTCTGGAAGACTGGCTGCGCTACAGACAAAACCAGACACGCCGATGATTCCCTCAGTCCGTTCACGAGTTCAGCTGCTCGCCCAGAGAAGAGATG TTCAGCGTTGCTTTTCTGATCCCGGAGCTGAAGGTTCATCAGTTAATACCAAAGACATCAAAGGGCATCTCCTTG GCGAAGAAGAATTTAATGAAAGACTGGAGCGTTTTAAAGCACCTGTTTTCCaggccagccccaccccagcagagatTCCTGCCAATCCCAGCCCACGGGCCCGCTCCCGCTTCGTCTCTGGCATTCAGCAGAAACTCCAGTGCTCAACAACCCCCAGCTCGAAGCAGGCTTTCAGCATACGCCAG GAACGAGAACGGGAGCTGAACCAGCTGTCTTTCCAGCCAATTAGTGAGAACGCCTGGCTGAAAAGGAGCAACTCCGATTCATCATTAACAAGC CAggttcatgatgatgatgatgatgatgatactgagaTGAAAGATGGCAGTTTCATTGAAATGCTTAAATCAGCCACAGAGGGGCCTGCAAATCCCGCTG GTGAAGGAACGTCCTCTGAATCTGCTGCTGTTGCATCTGCAGAGAAACAAAATGCTCATCGTGATGAGGAAGGTCAGGAGGAAGAACACAAGGCAGCAGATGTGAATAACGAGCAGCCAGGTTTCCTACAACCAGAAGCTCTGGCTGTACTACAGCTGTCTTTCAGTGAGGAGCACAGTTTATCTGAGCTGCAAACAGCTGAGAGGGACGGCTTCTTACAATCAACCCTCCTAGATGAGTCCAACACAAAGGAAACGAGTCAGGTTTTCAGAGGAACTGAAGACAAATCTGAGGTGTTTACTTTTGATGAAGAGGAAACAATGAATTGTTCTTCATACAGTGAGGAGGGGATTGAACCTTCAACCGATGAGGAATTAAGGGTATGGAGATATCCTCAAGGCAAGGTGGTTGAGGATGAGGAAGAAAGGCAGCTTTTAACTAACAAGGAGGGAAGGGAGTTAGAAACATTCAGCGAGGACAAAGATAAAGAAGATGGCTTTACGAGGTACAACAAACCTGCTGATCCTCACGCAGATATTTCCAGTGAGGCTGATGGCTCTCCGGAGCCGCAGAATCGTGGTAATCTGACACCTGAGATGAGGAGCATGGTAGATGATTCTGTGATGGAGAAGGCTGATGTTGATGAAGAAACGCTGAAGTCCCGTGAAAGCTGCGGTGTGGGAATATTGATCCGAAACAACGATGCATTTCAACAGTGGAAGGAGAGCCAGGCAGGCAGTGTGGAACGTGAAACTCGAGCTTTAAGAGACTCGAGACCAGAAGCACAGTCAGGGAGCGCAGACCATGATGCGGGAACTCATTCTGATGGAAACGATGGTGAAGCTCAGAGGTCAACAGAGATCCAGCTAGACTCCTGTGAGATGGAGGCGGATTCATCAGGTGTAAGGCAGGATTATGTAAACAAGCTGGCAGCAGGAAGTCAGAGGATAGAAAACCCAAAGAGAGTCACCTTCATCCTGGAGCCCGAGCTGATTAACAGCTCGCCCGTGACTGAGAGCGATACCTCAATGGAGTCCAGGACTGAGACAAGTCTGTCAG ACGATGGATTGAGCTCTCACGATGAGACCGGGACCGCTGAAGTAATCGACAAGATGTTTGAAGAGGTGCTGGAATGTGCCGGAAATGTGGAAGAAAAGGAGCGAGTGGATGAAGATGCAGAGGACTGCGATAGTGGTATCGGTGCTTGCTCTGGAGATAAAGACAAGATGGACACCGACGTGCAGAAGGAGACGAGTGAAGAAGCAACAGAAGAGGGGAAGAATGAAAGCAACAAGCTGGACAGTTATGGAGATGAGCTGCTGACCTTTCCTCCAAGCGTCATCCTCTCTCCTCTCAGCAAGTCTGTAGAAGCTGCGGTCACCCCGATG CGGCTGGCAGCAGCTCAGGAGTCAAGCTCTTCATCGTTGCTCCTGACTCCAGAAGAAACCAGCACCCCTCCGGCTGACTTCGCTCCACTTTACAG TGTCGATGCGTACCGCACACAACGACAGAGTAAGCTACCCGCCACTCAGGGCGTGACTCCAGCTGCTCAGAGACGGGCCACAGAGGTGTCCGAGCCCCAGCCGTTGGTCAACACCAAGGAGAGAATAGCC GCTCTTAATGAAGAAGCCGTGAAGCTGCAGACCGTGATCAGCCAGACCCTACAAGCTctgagctgctgcactgatgaAGACCATGGACGCGGCTCGCTGGAGGAGGCTGAAGCTGAGAAACTTCTGCTGGTCTCCT GTGAGAAACGCTCTGCCCTGCTGGCAGAGGTAACCAGACTGAGGGAGGAGAAGAGCTCAGAGTCTGAAGGGGCTTCAACAGAGGAGCAGCAGCCCTGCAGAGGGACGGTCAGCATCACAAACATCCAGCTGCCTCTCAAGGTGGAGTTTGTCTGCTCGTCGCAGAACCGCGCAG GACGACCAAGCCACTACTTCTTCGTTCTAATCCGATACGGGCCCTGCCACATCGTTGCCACGCCGCTGGCTACAGCAGCCGATGCCCGAAGCGGAGACGCCATCTCCTTCCCAACATCGGTCACGCT GAAGGACATCCGCCCTGGTTTTGAGATTGAAGTGGAAGTCTACAGCCTg TCTCATTCTTCAGGCACCAACAGCAGCGCAGATCGACCCGGCGCTAAGTCACGA GTGACGCCCAGAAAGCTCCTGAATACCATCACA AAATCCGGTTACAGCTTGACAA GTTCTCCTCAGACGTCACTCAGTCGTCGCTCCAGTAACTTTTGTCTGGTCGGCTCCCACACGATCAGCTTAGCCTCGCTAGGAAGCAACAAATTCCCGCTGGATAAG ATGAAATTTGAAGGCAAAATCAGGAAGCTGCTGGGAGATGAGTTTCAGGAAAAG GTGCCTTTTCTTTCACCTCTAGAGGGCAACATCTACCTGAAGCTGGACAGCGAGGGTCACTCTGATGTCCGACACCAAGGCTTCCTG ACCGTGTTTGACCTGATCAGTGGATTTGGCGTGTGGAACCGCAGGTTTTTTGTCCTGCAGGGATGTGATCTGTTCTACTGGAACCACCCAAATGACAGAGAAACAAAG GAAGCAGAGGGCAGCATCTCTCTGTCCAAGTTCCCCAGTCAGTGCGTCAGGCCTGTTAACAGAGACTCCTGCGCGCGACCTTTCACCTTTGAACTGGCGAACGAGGTTAGGCTGCAGGAGGATCAAAACCAGGAACCACTGTCCAG GTGTTGGTTCTCCGCTGACACCAAGCAGGAGAGGCTGGACTGGATGAAGAAGCTTAACCAAGTCCTGTTGGACTTCCACACGTGGAACCGAGCCCGACCAGAACCTCAGCAGCAGAACACGACCAGCAGTGGAAACCAGTGA
- the anln2 gene encoding anillin, actin binding protein 2 isoform X11: MEAREEDGGKANANLKRQREPLSDSEGNAVPAPEMKDGLKRRRLEAAGRENQSPKPSTSGRLAALQTKPDTPMIPSVRSRVQLLAQRRDVQRCFSDPGAEGSSVNTKDIKGHLLGEEEFNERLERFKAPVFQASPTPAEIPANPSPRARSRFVSGIQQKLQCSTTPSSKQAFSIRQERERELNQLSFQPISENAWLKRSNSDSSLTSQVHDDDDDDDTEMKDGSFIEMLKSATEGPANPADDGLSSHDETGTAEVIDKMFEEVLECAGNVEEKERVDEDAEDCDSGIGACSGDKDKMDTDVQKETSEEATEEGKNESNKLDSYGDELLTFPPSVILSPLSKSVEAAVTPMRLAAAQESSSSSLLLTPEETSTPPADFAPLYSVDAYRTQRQSKLPATQGVTPAAQRRATEVSEPQPLVNTKERIAALNEEAVKLQTVISQTLQALSCCTDEDHGRGSLEEAEAEKLLLVSCEKRSALLAEVTRLREEKSSESEGASTEEQQPCRGTVSITNIQLPLKVEFVCSSQNRAGRPSHYFFVLIRYGPCHIVATPLATAADARSGDAISFPTSVTLKDIRPGFEIEVEVYSLSHSSGTNSSADRPGAKSRVTPRKLLNTITKSGYSLTSSPQTSLSRRSSNFCLVGSHTISLASLGSNKFPLDKMKFEGKIRKLLGDEFQEKVPFLSPLEGNIYLKLDSEGHSDVRHQGFLTVFDLISGFGVWNRRFFVLQGCDLFYWNHPNDRETKEAEGSISLSKFPSQCVRPVNRDSCARPFTFELANEVRLQEDQNQEPLSRCWFSADTKQERLDWMKKLNQVLLDFHTWNRARPEPQQQNTTSSGNQ, encoded by the exons ATGGAAGCCAGAGAGGAAGATGGTGGCAAAGCCAACGCTAACTTGAAAAGGCagagagaacctctgtcagactccGAAGGCAATGCTGTCCCAGCCCCAG AAATGAAAGATGGGCTGAAGCGGCGGCGTCTGGAGGCAGCTGGTAGGGAGAACCAAAGTCCTAAACCGTCCACCTCTGGAAGACTGGCTGCGCTACAGACAAAACCAGACACGCCGATGATTCCCTCAGTCCGTTCACGAGTTCAGCTGCTCGCCCAGAGAAGAGATG TTCAGCGTTGCTTTTCTGATCCCGGAGCTGAAGGTTCATCAGTTAATACCAAAGACATCAAAGGGCATCTCCTTG GCGAAGAAGAATTTAATGAAAGACTGGAGCGTTTTAAAGCACCTGTTTTCCaggccagccccaccccagcagagatTCCTGCCAATCCCAGCCCACGGGCCCGCTCCCGCTTCGTCTCTGGCATTCAGCAGAAACTCCAGTGCTCAACAACCCCCAGCTCGAAGCAGGCTTTCAGCATACGCCAG GAACGAGAACGGGAGCTGAACCAGCTGTCTTTCCAGCCAATTAGTGAGAACGCCTGGCTGAAAAGGAGCAACTCCGATTCATCATTAACAAGC CAggttcatgatgatgatgatgatgatgatactgagaTGAAAGATGGCAGTTTCATTGAAATGCTTAAATCAGCCACAGAGGGGCCTGCAAATCCCGCTG ACGATGGATTGAGCTCTCACGATGAGACCGGGACCGCTGAAGTAATCGACAAGATGTTTGAAGAGGTGCTGGAATGTGCCGGAAATGTGGAAGAAAAGGAGCGAGTGGATGAAGATGCAGAGGACTGCGATAGTGGTATCGGTGCTTGCTCTGGAGATAAAGACAAGATGGACACCGACGTGCAGAAGGAGACGAGTGAAGAAGCAACAGAAGAGGGGAAGAATGAAAGCAACAAGCTGGACAGTTATGGAGATGAGCTGCTGACCTTTCCTCCAAGCGTCATCCTCTCTCCTCTCAGCAAGTCTGTAGAAGCTGCGGTCACCCCGATG CGGCTGGCAGCAGCTCAGGAGTCAAGCTCTTCATCGTTGCTCCTGACTCCAGAAGAAACCAGCACCCCTCCGGCTGACTTCGCTCCACTTTACAG TGTCGATGCGTACCGCACACAACGACAGAGTAAGCTACCCGCCACTCAGGGCGTGACTCCAGCTGCTCAGAGACGGGCCACAGAGGTGTCCGAGCCCCAGCCGTTGGTCAACACCAAGGAGAGAATAGCC GCTCTTAATGAAGAAGCCGTGAAGCTGCAGACCGTGATCAGCCAGACCCTACAAGCTctgagctgctgcactgatgaAGACCATGGACGCGGCTCGCTGGAGGAGGCTGAAGCTGAGAAACTTCTGCTGGTCTCCT GTGAGAAACGCTCTGCCCTGCTGGCAGAGGTAACCAGACTGAGGGAGGAGAAGAGCTCAGAGTCTGAAGGGGCTTCAACAGAGGAGCAGCAGCCCTGCAGAGGGACGGTCAGCATCACAAACATCCAGCTGCCTCTCAAGGTGGAGTTTGTCTGCTCGTCGCAGAACCGCGCAG GACGACCAAGCCACTACTTCTTCGTTCTAATCCGATACGGGCCCTGCCACATCGTTGCCACGCCGCTGGCTACAGCAGCCGATGCCCGAAGCGGAGACGCCATCTCCTTCCCAACATCGGTCACGCT GAAGGACATCCGCCCTGGTTTTGAGATTGAAGTGGAAGTCTACAGCCTg TCTCATTCTTCAGGCACCAACAGCAGCGCAGATCGACCCGGCGCTAAGTCACGA GTGACGCCCAGAAAGCTCCTGAATACCATCACA AAATCCGGTTACAGCTTGACAA GTTCTCCTCAGACGTCACTCAGTCGTCGCTCCAGTAACTTTTGTCTGGTCGGCTCCCACACGATCAGCTTAGCCTCGCTAGGAAGCAACAAATTCCCGCTGGATAAG ATGAAATTTGAAGGCAAAATCAGGAAGCTGCTGGGAGATGAGTTTCAGGAAAAG GTGCCTTTTCTTTCACCTCTAGAGGGCAACATCTACCTGAAGCTGGACAGCGAGGGTCACTCTGATGTCCGACACCAAGGCTTCCTG ACCGTGTTTGACCTGATCAGTGGATTTGGCGTGTGGAACCGCAGGTTTTTTGTCCTGCAGGGATGTGATCTGTTCTACTGGAACCACCCAAATGACAGAGAAACAAAG GAAGCAGAGGGCAGCATCTCTCTGTCCAAGTTCCCCAGTCAGTGCGTCAGGCCTGTTAACAGAGACTCCTGCGCGCGACCTTTCACCTTTGAACTGGCGAACGAGGTTAGGCTGCAGGAGGATCAAAACCAGGAACCACTGTCCAG GTGTTGGTTCTCCGCTGACACCAAGCAGGAGAGGCTGGACTGGATGAAGAAGCTTAACCAAGTCCTGTTGGACTTCCACACGTGGAACCGAGCCCGACCAGAACCTCAGCAGCAGAACACGACCAGCAGTGGAAACCAGTGA
- the anln2 gene encoding anillin, actin binding protein 2 isoform X7: MEAREEDGGKANANLKRQREPLSDSEGNAVPAPEMKDGLKRRRLEAAGRENQSPKPSTSGRLAALQTKPDTPMIPSVRSRVQLLAQRRDVQRCFSDPGAEGSSVNTKDIKGHLLGEEEFNERLERFKAPVFQASPTPAEIPANPSPRARSRFVSGIQQKLQCSTTPSSKQAFSIRQERERELNQLSFQPISENAWLKRSNSDSSLTSVHDDDDDDDTEMKDGSFIEMLKSATEGPANPAGEGTSSESAAVASAEKQNAHRDEEGQEEEHKAADVNNEQPGFLQPEALAVLQLSFSEEHSLSELQTAERDGFLQSTLLDESNTKETSQVFRGTEDKSEVFTFDEEETMNCSSYSEEGIEPSTDEELRVWRYPQGKVVEDEEERQLLTNKEGRELETFSEDKDKEDGFTRYNKPADPHADISSEADGSPEPQNRGNLTPEMRSMVDDSVMEKADVDEETLKSRESCGVGILIRNNDAFQQWKESQAGSVERETRALRDSRPEAQSGSADHDAGTHSDGNDGEAQRSTEIQLDSCEMEADSSGVRQDYVNKLAAGSQRIENPKRVTFILEPELINSSPVTESDTSMESRTETSLSDDGLSSHDETGTAEVIDKMFEEVLECAGNVEEKERVDEDAEDCDSGIGACSGDKDKMDTDVQKETSEEATEEGKNESNKLDSYGDELLTFPPSVILSPLSKSVEAAVTPMRLAAAQESSSSSLLLTPEETSTPPADFAPLYSVDAYRTQRQSKLPATQGVTPAAQRRATEVSEPQPLVNTKERIAALNEEAVKLQTVISQTLQALSCCTDEDHGRGSLEEAEAEKLLLVSCEKRSALLAEVTRLREEKSSESEGASTEEQQPCRGTVSITNIQLPLKVEFVCSSQNRAGRPSHYFFVLIRYGPCHIVATPLATAADARSGDAISFPTSVTLKDIRPGFEIEVEVYSLSHSSGTNSSADRPGAKSRVTPRKLLNTITKSGYSLTSSPQTSLSRRSSNFCLVGSHTISLASLGSNKFPLDKMKFEGKIRKLLGDEFQEKVPFLSPLEGNIYLKLDSEGHSDVRHQGFLTVFDLISGFGVWNRRFFVLQGCDLFYWNHPNDRETKEAEGSISLSKFPSQCVRPVNRDSCARPFTFELANEVRLQEDQNQEPLSRCWFSADTKQERLDWMKKLNQVLLDFHTWNRARPEPQQQNTTSSGNQ, from the exons ATGGAAGCCAGAGAGGAAGATGGTGGCAAAGCCAACGCTAACTTGAAAAGGCagagagaacctctgtcagactccGAAGGCAATGCTGTCCCAGCCCCAG AAATGAAAGATGGGCTGAAGCGGCGGCGTCTGGAGGCAGCTGGTAGGGAGAACCAAAGTCCTAAACCGTCCACCTCTGGAAGACTGGCTGCGCTACAGACAAAACCAGACACGCCGATGATTCCCTCAGTCCGTTCACGAGTTCAGCTGCTCGCCCAGAGAAGAGATG TTCAGCGTTGCTTTTCTGATCCCGGAGCTGAAGGTTCATCAGTTAATACCAAAGACATCAAAGGGCATCTCCTTG GCGAAGAAGAATTTAATGAAAGACTGGAGCGTTTTAAAGCACCTGTTTTCCaggccagccccaccccagcagagatTCCTGCCAATCCCAGCCCACGGGCCCGCTCCCGCTTCGTCTCTGGCATTCAGCAGAAACTCCAGTGCTCAACAACCCCCAGCTCGAAGCAGGCTTTCAGCATACGCCAG GAACGAGAACGGGAGCTGAACCAGCTGTCTTTCCAGCCAATTAGTGAGAACGCCTGGCTGAAAAGGAGCAACTCCGATTCATCATTAACAAGC gttcatgatgatgatgatgatgatgatactgagaTGAAAGATGGCAGTTTCATTGAAATGCTTAAATCAGCCACAGAGGGGCCTGCAAATCCCGCTG GTGAAGGAACGTCCTCTGAATCTGCTGCTGTTGCATCTGCAGAGAAACAAAATGCTCATCGTGATGAGGAAGGTCAGGAGGAAGAACACAAGGCAGCAGATGTGAATAACGAGCAGCCAGGTTTCCTACAACCAGAAGCTCTGGCTGTACTACAGCTGTCTTTCAGTGAGGAGCACAGTTTATCTGAGCTGCAAACAGCTGAGAGGGACGGCTTCTTACAATCAACCCTCCTAGATGAGTCCAACACAAAGGAAACGAGTCAGGTTTTCAGAGGAACTGAAGACAAATCTGAGGTGTTTACTTTTGATGAAGAGGAAACAATGAATTGTTCTTCATACAGTGAGGAGGGGATTGAACCTTCAACCGATGAGGAATTAAGGGTATGGAGATATCCTCAAGGCAAGGTGGTTGAGGATGAGGAAGAAAGGCAGCTTTTAACTAACAAGGAGGGAAGGGAGTTAGAAACATTCAGCGAGGACAAAGATAAAGAAGATGGCTTTACGAGGTACAACAAACCTGCTGATCCTCACGCAGATATTTCCAGTGAGGCTGATGGCTCTCCGGAGCCGCAGAATCGTGGTAATCTGACACCTGAGATGAGGAGCATGGTAGATGATTCTGTGATGGAGAAGGCTGATGTTGATGAAGAAACGCTGAAGTCCCGTGAAAGCTGCGGTGTGGGAATATTGATCCGAAACAACGATGCATTTCAACAGTGGAAGGAGAGCCAGGCAGGCAGTGTGGAACGTGAAACTCGAGCTTTAAGAGACTCGAGACCAGAAGCACAGTCAGGGAGCGCAGACCATGATGCGGGAACTCATTCTGATGGAAACGATGGTGAAGCTCAGAGGTCAACAGAGATCCAGCTAGACTCCTGTGAGATGGAGGCGGATTCATCAGGTGTAAGGCAGGATTATGTAAACAAGCTGGCAGCAGGAAGTCAGAGGATAGAAAACCCAAAGAGAGTCACCTTCATCCTGGAGCCCGAGCTGATTAACAGCTCGCCCGTGACTGAGAGCGATACCTCAATGGAGTCCAGGACTGAGACAAGTCTGTCAG ACGATGGATTGAGCTCTCACGATGAGACCGGGACCGCTGAAGTAATCGACAAGATGTTTGAAGAGGTGCTGGAATGTGCCGGAAATGTGGAAGAAAAGGAGCGAGTGGATGAAGATGCAGAGGACTGCGATAGTGGTATCGGTGCTTGCTCTGGAGATAAAGACAAGATGGACACCGACGTGCAGAAGGAGACGAGTGAAGAAGCAACAGAAGAGGGGAAGAATGAAAGCAACAAGCTGGACAGTTATGGAGATGAGCTGCTGACCTTTCCTCCAAGCGTCATCCTCTCTCCTCTCAGCAAGTCTGTAGAAGCTGCGGTCACCCCGATG CGGCTGGCAGCAGCTCAGGAGTCAAGCTCTTCATCGTTGCTCCTGACTCCAGAAGAAACCAGCACCCCTCCGGCTGACTTCGCTCCACTTTACAG TGTCGATGCGTACCGCACACAACGACAGAGTAAGCTACCCGCCACTCAGGGCGTGACTCCAGCTGCTCAGAGACGGGCCACAGAGGTGTCCGAGCCCCAGCCGTTGGTCAACACCAAGGAGAGAATAGCC GCTCTTAATGAAGAAGCCGTGAAGCTGCAGACCGTGATCAGCCAGACCCTACAAGCTctgagctgctgcactgatgaAGACCATGGACGCGGCTCGCTGGAGGAGGCTGAAGCTGAGAAACTTCTGCTGGTCTCCT GTGAGAAACGCTCTGCCCTGCTGGCAGAGGTAACCAGACTGAGGGAGGAGAAGAGCTCAGAGTCTGAAGGGGCTTCAACAGAGGAGCAGCAGCCCTGCAGAGGGACGGTCAGCATCACAAACATCCAGCTGCCTCTCAAGGTGGAGTTTGTCTGCTCGTCGCAGAACCGCGCAG GACGACCAAGCCACTACTTCTTCGTTCTAATCCGATACGGGCCCTGCCACATCGTTGCCACGCCGCTGGCTACAGCAGCCGATGCCCGAAGCGGAGACGCCATCTCCTTCCCAACATCGGTCACGCT GAAGGACATCCGCCCTGGTTTTGAGATTGAAGTGGAAGTCTACAGCCTg TCTCATTCTTCAGGCACCAACAGCAGCGCAGATCGACCCGGCGCTAAGTCACGA GTGACGCCCAGAAAGCTCCTGAATACCATCACA AAATCCGGTTACAGCTTGACAA GTTCTCCTCAGACGTCACTCAGTCGTCGCTCCAGTAACTTTTGTCTGGTCGGCTCCCACACGATCAGCTTAGCCTCGCTAGGAAGCAACAAATTCCCGCTGGATAAG ATGAAATTTGAAGGCAAAATCAGGAAGCTGCTGGGAGATGAGTTTCAGGAAAAG GTGCCTTTTCTTTCACCTCTAGAGGGCAACATCTACCTGAAGCTGGACAGCGAGGGTCACTCTGATGTCCGACACCAAGGCTTCCTG ACCGTGTTTGACCTGATCAGTGGATTTGGCGTGTGGAACCGCAGGTTTTTTGTCCTGCAGGGATGTGATCTGTTCTACTGGAACCACCCAAATGACAGAGAAACAAAG GAAGCAGAGGGCAGCATCTCTCTGTCCAAGTTCCCCAGTCAGTGCGTCAGGCCTGTTAACAGAGACTCCTGCGCGCGACCTTTCACCTTTGAACTGGCGAACGAGGTTAGGCTGCAGGAGGATCAAAACCAGGAACCACTGTCCAG GTGTTGGTTCTCCGCTGACACCAAGCAGGAGAGGCTGGACTGGATGAAGAAGCTTAACCAAGTCCTGTTGGACTTCCACACGTGGAACCGAGCCCGACCAGAACCTCAGCAGCAGAACACGACCAGCAGTGGAAACCAGTGA